A window from Vulpes vulpes isolate BD-2025 chromosome 9, VulVul3, whole genome shotgun sequence encodes these proteins:
- the DUSP7 gene encoding dual specificity protein phosphatase 7, which translates to MKNQLRGPPARAHMSASGASAAGDTGAGSEPGAGPGSGTSTGAGAATGAGAMPCKSAEWLQEELEARGGASLLLLDCRPHELFESSHIETAINLAIPGLMLRRLRKGNLPIRSIIPNHADKERFATRCKAATVLLYDEATAEWQPEPGAPASVLGLLLQKLRDDGCQAYYLQGGFNKFQTEYSEHCETNVDSSSSPSGSPPTSVLGLGGLRISSDCSDGESDRELPSSATESDGSPVPSSQPAFPVQILPYLYLGCAKDSTNLDVLGKYGIKYILNVTPNLPNAFEHGGEFTYKQIPISDHWSQNLSQFFPEAISFIDEARSKKCGVLVHCLAGISRSVTVTVAYLMQKMNLSLNDAYDFVKRKKSNISPNFNFMGQLLDFERTLGLSSPCDNHTPSEQLYFSTPTNHNLFPLNTLEST; encoded by the exons ATGAAAAACCAGCTCCGCGGCCCCCCAGCGCGGGCGCACATGTCGGCCTCGGGGGCGTCGGCTGCTGGGGACACCGGGGCGGGGTCGGAGCCCGGTGCGGGGCCCGGGTCCGGCACTAGCACCGGCGCGGGAGCGGCGACGGGCGCGGGGGCCATGCCCTGCAAGAGCGCCGAGTGGctgcaggaggagctggaggcgCGCGGCGGCGCGTCCCTGCTGCTGCTCGACTGCCGGCCGCACGAGCTCTTCGAGTCGTCGCACATCGAGACGGCCATCAACCTGGCCATCCCGGGCCTCATGCTGCGCCGCCTGCGCAAGGGCAACCTGCCCATCCGCTCCATCATCCCCAACCACGCCGACAAGGAGCGCTTCGCCACGCGCTGCAAGGCGGCCACCGTGCTGCTCTACGACGAGGCCACGGCCGAGTGGCAGCCGGAGCCCGGCGCTCCCGCCTCGGTGCTTGGCCTGCTCCTGCAAAAGCTGCGCGACGACGGCTGCCAGGCCTACTACCTCCAAG GTGGTTTCAACAAGTTCCAGACAGAGTATTCAGAGCATTGCGAGACCAACGTGGACAGCTCGTCCTCACCGAGTGGCTCACCACCCACCTCagtgctgggcctggggggcctgCGGATCAGCTCCGACTGCTCAGACGGGGAATCAGACCGAGAGCTGCCCAGCAGTGCCACCGAGTCGGATGGCAGCCCCGTGCCATCCAGCCAACCAGCCTTCCCCGTCCAGATCCTGCCCTACCTCTACCTCGGCTGTGCCAAGGACTCCACTAACCTGGACGTACTCGGCAAGTACGGCATCAAGTATATCCTCAACGTCACGCCTAACCTGCCCAACGCCTTTGAGCATGGTGGCGAGTTCACCTATAAGCAGATCCCCATCTCCGACCACTGGAGCCAGAACCTCTCCCAGTTCTTTCCCGAGGCCATCAGCTTCATTG ATGAGGCCCGCTCCAAGAAGTGTGGCGTCCTGGTGCACTGCCTAGCAGGAATCAGCCGCTCGGTGACAGTCACCGTGGCCTACCTGATGCAGAAGATGAATCTGTCGCTCAACGATGCCTACGACTTCGTCAAGAGAAAAAAGTCCAACATCTCGCCCAACTTCAACTTTATGGGGCAGCTGCTGGACTTCGAGCGGACGCTGGGGCTGAGCAGCCCGTGCGACAACCATACCCCCAGCGAGCAGCTCTACTTCTCCACGCCCACCAACCACAACCTGTTCCCGCTCAACACCCTGGAGTCCACGTGA